A stretch of DNA from Glycine max cultivar Williams 82 chromosome 18, Glycine_max_v4.0, whole genome shotgun sequence:
GAATAAgaaatgttaaataatattgtGAAGTGGCTTATCTTTTGTTGAAGATAGTTGGGGTCACTAGTTTCACTATCAGCTTGAAGTGGCTTATCTTTTATTGCTAACTTCTAGTGGCTTCTTCTTCAAGGTGGGCAATTTACTGGGAAAACATGCAGATCTTATGGAGGGATTTGATGAATTTTTGGCTCAATGTGAGAAGAATGGTAATGTTCAAGTTCAAACTAAGTTTTCACTTTCTACAAAATCtagcttttctttttattctttctaaTCAAATTTGTCACACAGAAGGATTCCTTGCTGGTCTCCTGAAAAAAAGTAAGtatcatgttttctttttttctgttaTCTTGGGATATTATGTAGCATGGGCCCACATGAACATTTTCAGCTTCTTGTTGTGGCCCAAAAAATCTGACCGATACTTATTAATCAAAGTCCTTTTTTCATGAAGGACACGGACCAAAACCAGTGAAGGTAGAGGACAGGGATCAAGATCGTGATAGGGATGACGGGATGAAAGAAAGGGATCGTGAATGCCGAGAAAGGGACAAAGCAACTGCTAACAAGGATGTTTCAGTTCCTAAGACGTCTCTATATACCAGCAAGGATAAGTATGCAGCGAAACCTATAAGTGAGCTGGATCTTTCTAACTGTGAACAATGCACTCCCAGTTACCGTCTTCTACCGAAAAATGTATGGTTGCTTgacttgtctctttgttttaaGTATGTCCTAACTCCTAATGAAATCTCTAATAATCTCTCACTGATTGTGTTTTACATATGTACTATTTATACTCACACAGTACCCAATACCACCAGCTAGCCAGAGAACAGAACTTGGTGCAGAGGTGTTGAATGATCACTGGGTTTCTGTTACTTCTGGCAGTGAGGACTATTCCTTTAAACACATGCGCAAAAATCAGTATGAGGAGAGCTTGTTTAGATGTGAAGATGACAGGTTTGAGCTTACCATTGATTTATATTTATCCTTTAAAATacctattttatgatttatattttattggttgtggtcatatttttactttttggctAATTTTGACATCACTGGAATGTTCTGAGACGTGATTTCCACAGGTTATCTTGGCTTGCACATTGCTGATATTATTTAAACTTATGCTGGCAGGTTTGAACTTGATATGTTGTTAGAGTCTGTAAATGTGGCAACTAAGCGGGTTGAAGAGCTCTTAGAAAAGGTTAATGCTAATATAATTAAAGGAGACAGTCCAATTTGTATCGAGGAGCACTTAACAGGTTATGTGCTTTCCATTTGAtgaatcaaaattttcaaagtaCATATATGCTGTACAAAGTAATTTCTTGATGTTTTCCATGTTCTGATATGAATTTTTTGCTCTGTTCTTTTAGCTCTAAATCTTAGGTGCATTGAACGATTATATGGTGATCATGGGCTTGATGTAATGGATGTGCTAAAGAAGAATGCCTCTTTAGCTTTGCCAGTCATATTAACTCGCTTGAAGCAGAAACAGGATGAGTGGGCAAGGTGTCGTGCTGATTTTAATAAAGTTTGGGCTGAAATATATGCAAAGAATTATCACAAATCACTTGATCACCGTAGTTTCTACTTTAAGCAGCAGGATACAAAAAGCTTGAGCACTAAAGGTAAAGGATTGTGTTGCCCTGCAAGAACatggaattaaattttttttttctttcactatttaaacaatttaatatttttatggcTTCTAAAAGGTTAACCATGTGATATATCATCttcattctattttcttctaCATGCTTAtgtaaccccccccccccccccccacccttCTTTTTCCTTGCCTGATGCCTTTGTCTGAAAGCAATCTTATGCACATAATATGTACCAGGACATGCATTTGCTTTGATTGTATTGATTACACCACAACATAGTTTCTATAGACACCAAATAACCACATGCAAAATGAGTGGCATATTATTGTTCGAGTCCAGTGGAACTTCAACATTCAAATATGTGGTGATCATGGTACAATAGTTTTTTATTCTCCTGAGGTCTAACTTGTAATTCCTTGCTTTTGCGGTGCATTTTACAGTCTTACTGGCAGAAATCAAagaaattagtgagaagaaaCGAAAAGAAGATGATGTTCTTCTTGCAATTGCTGCTGGAAACAGACAGCCTTTTATTCCTCACTTGGAATTTGTGTATCCTGATCCAGAGATTCATGAAGATCTGTATCAACTCATAAAATATTCATGTGGAGAAATGTGTACAACTGAACAGTTGGATAAAGCTATGAAGATTTGGACAACATTTTTAGAACCCATGCTTGGTGTTCCTTCTCGACCCCAAGGTCCAGAGGATACAGAAGATGTTGTCAAGGCTAATAAGAATAATTCTAGCAAAAGTGGCACTGCAATTGATGATGGTGATAGTAGTCCTGTAACAAatcctaagaatttaaacaCTAAAAGAAATGAGGATGAGAACTTTCCATCAGAGCAAATAAATTCCTGCAAACAATGGCAAACAAATGGGGATAATAAGGTTAAAGAAGATAATTATCTTGATTCAGAATGCCCGGCACATAAGATTGAAACCTTGGGAAGTACTACACAGCAGGATAAAGTGCATATAAATGCATCCATGCCTGATGAAGTATCAAGAGCCAATAAGCAAGATCATTCCATTGAACGGTTGGTGAATGGTAATGTCTCACCATCCTCGGGTATGGAGCAAATTAGTAGAATAACAAATGTGGATAATGCATCAGGTTGGCAACTTGATTCAAGAATGATGACACTACTTAATTCTTATTGTTCCATTTATCTTAATACTTAGTTGTTACATCCTCACagaattattttattagggTTTCATTAGTACATACCCTATAGAAACGTGTTAAGAAATCAATAGTAGAATCtactaaagaaaaatataagcaTTTCTTGTTTGTGAATTGAGTTATAACCATTAGAGGCTTAattattctttgatttttgTTGTTATGGACCTGTGTGTTTAGAAGGCTATGACTTTTGATCTTCATTTATGAATGTCATTGATTTGGGGGTTTTTTTAgcatttatatatgtgtagTATAAATTGTTTAACACATGTCTTAAATCTTCAGCATTGTGGTTTTGGCCCTTTTGGGCCACTATCCATAATTGATATCTATGCTATTTATCTCAAATTCGTGATCCTTGTTTGTTGTTTCCTTTCCTTTGATTTtcaactgtttttttttctgatcaTGAATGGAACTCTGAGATACCTCTTTTTTCTGCAAGGACTTGCTGCTACTCCATCAAGACCTGGTAATATTTCTGGTGCGGGAGGACTTGGTTTACCTTCATTAGAGGTATGGCTTAGCTCCCTTTTCATCTTATGTAAGCCTATTTTCAAGTTAAAGTGGATATGGAAATTATTCCTCATAAGAGGATTAATTTTGATTCACTTTTAGTGTAGAGTTTTACTGAAGTAATAAACCAGTTAACTGCTGTGAGTGAAATACCTTAAGTATTCAGTGTTGTCTCAATTTCTAGTTTACTGATGGCATATAGTTGTCTTAATTATATGTCTTCACTTCTAATttcaaataagaaattaaaaacagtgTATCGTTGTCTTAATTATATCTCTTCACTTCTAATTTTAAGTAAGACAATCAAACGGTGCAAAGAAACATATATTATCTGTATTTAGGAAGGACATAATATGATGGCTTTATATGAATGATATGACTTTGTTTCTCCTTTTTATAGCATTCTCCTGATTAACATTTTACCTTGCACTTAACTAGCAATTTAAAGCTGCTGGGCTTATAGATCTGGAGCCTCTATATTGCAAACTGGATTCTTATGACTCCTCCTTATCTTCTTGCATTTGTTAAGatgattttcttaaaagcaagttggcaaaataattatttttgtagtgGGTGGATGTTTTATCATTTGATTAGTATGATTTTCTTTCTGCTATGAATTTGAtcttcatatttaatttatattctttctatttaatttatattctttctttGACTTAGATGTTAAGCCCTAATGCCATATACTGTtggctttttttaaaaatgagtatCAAGAGCACCATTTCCTTTCTACTTGAGTTTTTGGGCTCAGTGGTCACCATGCTGCTGAAGTTCCCAGTAACACTCATAATAGCCTGGCttgcatctatttttttttctttcttctaattttaattttcatttcatgatACCAAGACAGATTGTGTTTACATGCAACTGAAGATTAGGTGTTAATGTGTTTATGTCATTTGAAGACCAGTAATTCTTAGAGCTTAGGCCTTAATGAAAATCTATCTGTGCATAACGTTcttctcttcctccttcattgTCTGTCTTCTCAGACTTGCTTTTGTTACACATTCTGTATATTGTACAGTGCACACTATTGGCTACAATGtccttattttctattttattttattctgacTTAGGGTGCTGATTCTACGAGACCAGTTACATCCACAAATGGGGCCATCATTGAGGACACTAAAGTTCACAGATATCGCGAAGACGCTGGACCCTTCAAAAGTGAAAGAGAAGAGGGTGAGTTATCACCTAATGGAGACTTTGAAGAGGATGAGTTTGCAGTTTATGGACATGCTGGTTTGGAGGCAgttcataaaggaaaaaatggTACCATTTGTCGACAATACCAAAATAGACATGGGGAAGAAGTTCGTGGTGAAGCAGGAGGAGAAAATGATGCTGATGATGAAGTTGAAGAAAGTCCCCATAGATCAATGGAGGACAGTGAAAATGCTTCTGAAAATGGTGATGTTTCTGGTACGGAGTCTGCTGATGGTGAGGAGTGTTCTCGAGAACATGAGGAGGATGGAGATCATGAACATGATAACAAGGCTGAGAGTGAAGGTGAAGCAGAAGGAATGGCTGATGCCAATGATGTTGAAGGAGATGGTGCCTCATTGCCATATTCAGAGTGCTTTCTTGTCACTGTAAAGCCTCTGGCAAAACATGTTCCTCCTGTGTTGCATGACAAAGAAAGGACTGCTCGAGTCTTTTATGGAAATGATTCCTTTTATGTGCTGTTTAGACTTCATCAGGtacaaatgtttttattttcacatttgtatataattatgattattgttGCAGATTAACCAGTGATTTCATTCAGACCTTATGATATATCTCCCTATCATGCATTTTCTTTTGCTACTTTTGACAGACATTGTATGAGAGGATCCAATCTGCAAAGGTTAACTCATCATCTGCTGAAAAGAAGTGGAGGGCTTCAAATGATACAGGCTCTAGTGATCAATATGGCAGGTAAATATACCTTAATGTTacattctattttaaatttgagcatgcatttaaatatttaattatctatGCAAGATTGAGGGTGACCTTTTTGCTACAGGTTTATGGATGCCCTTTACAATTTACTGGATGGTTCTTCTGATAGTACAAAATTTGAGGATGACTGTCGAGCTATTATTGGAACTCAGTCATATGTCTTATTCACATTAGACAAGCTGATATATAAACTTGTTAAACAGGTAACTTGCATAAAACcctattcttctcttctttgacCATGTCATTCCATGTTCTTTCTAATCCTGAAAATTTGTCCTTTTTCTTTCAGCTTCAAGCTGTTGCCACTGAAGAGATAGATAACAAGCTGCTTCAACTATATGCATATGAAAATTCAAGAAAACCTGGAAGATTTGTTGATTTAGTTTATCACGAAAATGCCCGTGTTCTTCTCCATGATGAGAACATATATCGTATTGAATGTGTAAAGCTTTTATTTGTTCCACTTCTAAACTtagcatttttattttagtttattgtattgtattgagctttgaaatgaaattttaaatggaAAGTTTTGTATGTtctataacttatttttatttcatacacATTGCAGTCTCCTGCACCTACCCAATTGTCATCTATTCAACTGATGGACTATGGATATGATAAGCCTGAATTGACTGCTGTGTCAATGGACCCTAATTTTTCAGCCTATCTGCACAATGACTTCCTATCTGTTGTCCCTGACAAAATGGAGAAGTCTGGAATTTACCTGAAGAGGTATTTGATGAATAAGAATGGTTGGTTCCATAGCATGCCAATGCTTAGAtaacatttgtatttattttggtttatgtACTTTTGCAGGAATAAGCGCAAGTATGCTATTAGTGATGAATATTCAAGCCAGACCTTGGATGGACTAGAAATTATCAATGGTCTAGAGTGTAAGATAGTTTGCAATTCATCTAaggtatttaataatttaaatttgcatattttataaatatatatgctaTTCTTTCCTGAATCCTACtaatactattttcttttttgctcatTTTGTTAATTCCATTCATTTGATATGCTTCTGAATTTCCATTGTATTTTCCTGGAAACATGTTGCATGTTAGGTTTCATACGTTTTAGATACTGAAGACTTTTTACATcgaacaagaagaaaaaggagaacCTTGCATCAGAGCAGTTCATGCCATGAACAGGCAAAGTCCTCAATCATTTGTTCAAGCAGAGCACAACGGTTCtgcaaattattttcaatttgaagATGATATTCATTTTGAACCCGAGATGGTGTGTGATATTCCTTTTTATTGCTGAATTTTGCATTTTGGGCTCAATTACTTTCATCTAACTCCAATTGTTGTAGATATAACTTGATTTCTAAAAATAGCAAaagggtgtgtttgatttgtattttcattttgtgttttcATTTCCTGAAAACTATTTCCactttcaaaagattaaaattctgaaaacatgtttggtttgactttgttttctgctttcaaaaaataaaaatactaaaaatgcgttttaaaaaggaaatgtatctttagatttgcttaaaattgcATTCCTTGTTATCGtgttttcattttacccaaaatgaggttcttgatttcaactgaaaatgagattttattgtttccagtttttggttcgtttgagaaaatattttcactgaaaatgttttcaaaaattcaaccaaactcatttccatcaccattttttattttcagtgaaaataaaagcaaaaaatagTCAAATCAAACACCCCCTAAACCAATTTGATAATTTCTAGACACATCTATACACATCCATAAGCCAATGTGACTTTTTACTTCCATTAAAGCAAAACCTTTTGTTAATCATCAAAGTCAACGACATGTTATGTATTAATTTCTGTCTTTTTGTCCATCAGTGTTTTTGGTCATGCATCAATGGCAGGCAGAGAAGCCAAATGGAAATGGCGTCCCATCCAAGAAGTTGAGCAAAGGATGTTTTTCTGAAATTCATCTTTCTTGCATTCCTCACATCTTCTATACCAGCTACCAAATAAGGCAAACACAAAAGGGAGATGAGGCAGAGAGATTGTAGTATACTTTGACATGGTGACTGATGAGTTTCAATCATGTAAATATTGGTAATTTGTGACGAAACCAAAggacattttttttccattcatccatatttttgttatcgtaataagttttatttttctcttaattttgctGGATACTACTTTTTTGAGGTTATTGATTTTATGAACTATTAGGTGGCTGCAATTGGCCCCCATATTCTAATTCGTAGTGCATGAACCAGGTTCACTTTATACTGATATTTGCTCCTTGCCCCCGTTTCTTATTCTCGTGTAACGATTTAGCTTGGAATGGAATGGAATGTTGGGGAAATAATGTCGTCGCATGTATAATCTATGTGATGACACTTTTCATTTGgcatttagaattaattttagttgTAACTTTTTTTAGGATAATTTTAGTTATAACTGGAATATTCtgcttccttttaaaaaaacaaaagctttAGAAGCCGTTGGAtgataatgtttattaatgacGGGAAGAGAGGGggagtttattttatattatattttaattttaattgcaaCATTCAAATTATGCACCTAGTTTTACATTCGGGGAAGAAACTGTTTGGAGACCAACGATATCATAAACAAAGAACTATACATGTGTATGATGTTACAAGTCTTAAGTTTTAAAGGATTTATTTTATACCACAattttaaaggataaaatgattgtgaatatttaaaaaattaagtaactaTTTGTAGTACTTTATTGAGATACATGGTAATGTAAtagtattataattaataaattcaaataattgatGTCATTAGAACAGAAGAATAGTGAGTATTTACAGTCATCATTCTACCTCAAAATGATTATGCTAATCATTTATGAGATTTTgtgaaattatgtttttttaacatttagtgacttttttggtGTGGGGGTAGGGGGGAGTTTggtgtaatatttttatttatttatttttttttggggggggggggggggggggggggtagtgTAATATTAACTAGGTTAGCTTAAGTTTTCAAAACTTAGGGGAAGTTAGTGCAGAGTGTctgtataattttataaaattttagttaaataattaatgtaatttactcTGTTGTTATTAGACTTGGACCAGAAATTGATTTGGTTTAGTTTTGCATATAATTTGTGTTTCAGTTTGGTATAATTTTCCTAATAAGAAACCAAAATTGAACCAAATtgtaaaatatatgtaatttttcaaaaactaaattcttcagttttagtttaattgatttttagggttcttttttatcatttgggcagTTTACAATGGTTTGGTTTGATCACCTCTAGCAAATACCTAATTAGATAggcttataatattaaataagtgATTTAAGAAggcaaaataaataacataaactgGCTTTTGTGGGCGGGTTGGGTCGTGAAAATCCCATTTAATTATGAAATCCTAAAAGACTAAAAGAAGcatgaaaactaaaaacaaaaacttttgtAGCAATGCTTAATTATTCGCATACATAGCCTTTCTGAATTAAAGACAAGAAGCACagttcttttcttcctttttctataCCATTATTGTCTTTCGCTCTTTATTTCTTCCTCGCGTACTTTGTTGTAGCTTCTTGCGATTGACAAACATGTGAGCTAATGAAAGTTCAACGACAAACTTCCAATGAGAACATACTAGTGCCCCAAGGATTTATTTTATATGGCTGTGCGATTTATTATGAACCACGAGTGATCGATTTTCTCTCAAATCGATTGATTCAACCTGTTTATCATGGGTCAAATACATGCTTGATAACAAACTACTCAAATGGGTGATATCACTAGTTGTTAGTCATAACTAGATTAGTTTTGATAATAATGCATATATGTGCATCATATAAATGCAAAAATACAATGGATTAAGGTTAAATGGCTTTTTTAAgtcttttatctatttttttatttcattttgtccttttagtcctttattttttttaaaatgattcaaaatatcTTTCTCTCCATTTAAAGTTGATGtcattaatcaaataaagattttCGTGGCTAAAAATTATCGCAAAAtgtaagctttttttttcttctttacaaCATGTTAAGGGCGAACAAGGGTTTGGTTGCGATGCAAGGGGAGAGGGGTTGGGTTTCTCTGCGACACCAGTAGGGGAGGGGAGGTTATTCTGTGACGCAAAAGGAGGCAAATCTGTCATGCAGAGTGTAGGTCTGTGATGCAGAGAAAGAACATGGTGGCATAGGGCAGTTTTGGGTTTTGTGAggggagaaaacaaaaagagaggagagaaaacaaaaatgggGAGAAGAAATTGTGATTTTGTCATGCAATTTGGAGGTATGAGGTGCGATTTTGAGGCCCGTTGTCACGGCTTTCAAGCCCGTTTGACGATGTTGCAACTCTAGCTTTGCGACTTTCCTCACCATGGCCTACATCCTTGGCGTTGATCCCTTCATCCTCTCCAACTCTAGTGGCACCTGTTATGTCTTTGATTGGTCCTTCTCTTCTCTAAGCTTTCATTCCTTTCTTCAACTACATAATTCTTCTCTTTATGTtccttaattttctatttagaaaaaaaaattgtaattacatTGTGTGACTTTGGGTTTTCTAGTTTGAATTTGTCACACTTCATTATTGTTGTTGGTTCTTTAAATAGCTTATTTTCCCttgattgtttttgtttagAGGAGGGAGTAAAGGAATTAGAGGGAGAAGAATGTTACATTTTCTGATCATTTCTTGTAAAGACATGTTCTTACATGTAACTAGgtagaatttattttaattcatttaaaattcttttattaatttaactgGTATAGAAATCTTTGCATTTGCACTagaatatatatgattattaatatataataattttaagttaaatttattatattttttatagagttaaacttattatataaaaatattaatgatgtttaaattttttgtttaaactattttataaatttttactaGATCGTATTGAGTAATGtttatatagttttaaaatttattatcaaattagttatgttacataaataaatgacatatttaattatttatgtacgtacataatttttattttaaattaatcaatctttttaaattagtaGTCACTTAAAGTTTGGACGAGtgttaattaataattcaaattattaccataattaatttaaatgaatattttttttaattccataTTCAGCTGCATCTTGAATCTTTCCATTTTATCCCCTATatattagaaagaaagaaaaaaaaacaattttacaagtaaaaagaaaaagaccaaATAATACCATTGTTCTCAAGCTTCATATAAcatgatttaaaatatatacttgaactattgataaacaaaagaaaaatgatgagaataTATTTCGATTAATGTTTctagtaatatattttaaacaaaaatatatactttagcaaaagtaattttatagaataaattatttacatatataatcgtcgattttttatatttatttacgtATGCATCTTAAATTAATAGTCACTTAAAATCTTAGACTCATGATAATcaatcatttaaataattttcataagTAAATGAGGATTCTatgtttaatttcatttttattaaagtattttcataaataatcacataatttaaattaatcgactattttaaattttggattgATGCCAACCATTAACTAAAGTATCTCCATAAGTAAAAGAACAtcacaatttaattatatattttacctTTACCTGCATTTTGATTATTTCCATTTAAATTGAGTTATTTCTtgaaatatatttcatattaaaacATTTACAAAAAGGATTGCACCTTGAAAATGTTTTTGTCATGTAAACAGatatcatattaaattatttttatatataatcttctattttttcatcaattattttaaattaatgattacTTGGActaatttaatcaataaattaattgacCTCCAAATTATAAGGAGAAGATGACATGTAAGAATTTTAGGTTCAAATTTTCTAATAAGATGGACATGTGGCAGGAGACGATAGCAAGGGATTGTTTTGTATATATAGATTATAAAAGTACTTGTAAATTTTTCACGTTTCAAAGGCTAAGGCTAAAGCTAAAACACACGATATCTAGATAAGACATCACATAATAtgtaaacaattaaataaactaTGTCTTATGACACTTCATCACAACataatcatacacaacatcATAGCAACTCAAATCTCATCAAAACAtacatataacataaataaCTCTATAAAGATAAATCACTT
This window harbors:
- the LOC100813398 gene encoding paired amphipathic helix protein Sin3-like 4 isoform X1, yielding MKRTRDDVYMSSQLKRPMVSSRGEPSGQPQMTSGGGQKLTTNDALAYLRAVKDIFQDKREKYDDFLEVMKDFKAQRIDTSGVIARVKELFKGHKDLILGFNTFLPKGYEITLPLEDEQPPQKKPVEFAEAINFVGKIKARFYANDRVYKSFLDILNMYRMEAKSIAEVYKEVAALFQDHVDLLREFTHFLPDTSGTANNSLLHDRTTIRQMHVEKKERNIASHGDRDLGADHPDPELDRCLIRADKDQRRRDEKEKDSRDYDHDGISHKRKSGCRAEDSGAEPLHDTDENFGMHRISYACEDKSSLKSMYSPVLGYLDKVKDKLRNPEDYQEFLKCLNIYSKEIIARHELQSLVGNLLGKHADLMEGFDEFLAQCEKNEGFLAGLLKKRHGPKPVKVEDRDQDRDRDDGMKERDRECRERDKATANKDVSVPKTSLYTSKDKYAAKPISELDLSNCEQCTPSYRLLPKNYPIPPASQRTELGAEVLNDHWVSVTSGSEDYSFKHMRKNQYEESLFRCEDDRFELDMLLESVNVATKRVEELLEKVNANIIKGDSPICIEEHLTALNLRCIERLYGDHGLDVMDVLKKNASLALPVILTRLKQKQDEWARCRADFNKVWAEIYAKNYHKSLDHRSFYFKQQDTKSLSTKVLLAEIKEISEKKRKEDDVLLAIAAGNRQPFIPHLEFVYPDPEIHEDLYQLIKYSCGEMCTTEQLDKAMKIWTTFLEPMLGVPSRPQGPEDTEDVVKANKNNSSKSGTAIDDGDSSPVTNPKNLNTKRNEDENFPSEQINSCKQWQTNGDNKVKEDNYLDSECPAHKIETLGSTTQQDKVHINASMPDEVSRANKQDHSIERLVNGNVSPSSGMEQISRITNVDNASGLAATPSRPGNISGAGGLGLPSLEGADSTRPVTSTNGAIIEDTKVHRYREDAGPFKSEREEGELSPNGDFEEDEFAVYGHAGLEAVHKGKNGTICRQYQNRHGEEVRGEAGGENDADDEVEESPHRSMEDSENASENGDVSGTESADGEECSREHEEDGDHEHDNKAESEGEAEGMADANDVEGDGASLPYSECFLVTVKPLAKHVPPVLHDKERTARVFYGNDSFYVLFRLHQTLYERIQSAKVNSSSAEKKWRASNDTGSSDQYGRFMDALYNLLDGSSDSTKFEDDCRAIIGTQSYVLFTLDKLIYKLVKQLQAVATEEIDNKLLQLYAYENSRKPGRFVDLVYHENARVLLHDENIYRIECSPAPTQLSSIQLMDYGYDKPELTAVSMDPNFSAYLHNDFLSVVPDKMEKSGIYLKRNKRKYAISDEYSSQTLDGLEIINGLECKIVCNSSKVSYVLDTEDFLHRTRRKRRTLHQSSSCHEQAKSSIICSSRAQRFCKLFSI
- the LOC100813398 gene encoding paired amphipathic helix protein Sin3-like 4 isoform X3, which gives rise to MKRTRDDVYMSSQLKRPMVSSRGEPSGQPQMTSGGGQKLTTNDALAYLRAVKDIFQDKREKYDDFLEVMKDFKAQRIDTSGVIARVKELFKGHKDLILGFNTFLPKGYEITLPLEDEQPPQKKPVEFAEAINFVGKIKARFYANDRVYKSFLDILNMYRMEAKSIAEVYKEVAALFQDHVDLLREFTHFLPDTSGTANNSLLHDRTTIRQMHVEKKERNIASHGDRDLGADHPDPELDRCLIRADKDQRRRDEKEKDSRDYDHDGISHKRKSGCRAEDSGAEPLHDTDENFGMHRISYACEDKSSLKSMYSPVLGYLDKVKDKLRNPEDYQEFLKCLNIYSKEIIARHELQSLVGNLLGKHADLMEGFDEFLAQCEKNEGFLAGLLKKRHGPKPVKVEDRDQDRDRDDGMKERDRECRERDKATANKDVSVPKTSLYTSKDKYAAKPISELDLSNCEQCTPSYRLLPKNYPIPPASQRTELGAEVLNDHWVSVTSGSEDYSFKHMRKNQYEESLFRCEDDRFELDMLLESVNVATKRVEELLEKVNANIIKGDSPICIEEHLTALNLRCIERLYGDHGLDVMDVLKKNASLALPVILTRLKQKQDEWARCRADFNKVWAEIYAKNYHKSLDHRSFYFKQQDTKSLSTKVLLAEIKEISEKKRKEDDVLLAIAAGNRQPFIPHLEFVYPDPEIHEDLYQLIKYSCGEMCTTEQLDKAMKIWTTFLEPMLGVPSRPQGPEDTEDVVKANKNNSSKSGTAIDDGDSSPVTNPKNLNTKRNEDENFPSEQINSCKQWQTNGDNKVKEDNYLDSECPAHKIETLGSTTQQDKVHINASMPDEVSRANKQDHSIERLVNGLAATPSRPGNISGAGGLGLPSLEGADSTRPVTSTNGAIIEDTKVHRYREDAGPFKSEREEGELSPNGDFEEDEFAVYGHAGLEAVHKGKNGTICRQYQNRHGEEVRGEAGGENDADDEVEESPHRSMEDSENASENGDVSGTESADGEECSREHEEDGDHEHDNKAESEGEAEGMADANDVEGDGASLPYSECFLVTVKPLAKHVPPVLHDKERTARVFYGNDSFYVLFRLHQTLYERIQSAKVNSSSAEKKWRASNDTGSSDQYGRFMDALYNLLDGSSDSTKFEDDCRAIIGTQSYVLFTLDKLIYKLVKQLQAVATEEIDNKLLQLYAYENSRKPGRFVDLVYHENARVLLHDENIYRIECSPAPTQLSSIQLMDYGYDKPELTAVSMDPNFSAYLHNDFLSVVPDKMEKSGIYLKRNKRKYAISDEYSSQTLDGLEIINGLECKIVCNSSKVSYVLDTEDFLHRTRRKRRTLHQSSSCHEQAKSSIICSSRAQRFCKLFSI
- the LOC100813398 gene encoding paired amphipathic helix protein Sin3-like 4 isoform X5; this translates as MKRTRDDVYMSSQLKRPMVSSRGEPSGQPQMTSGGGQKLTTNDALAYLRAVKDIFQDKREKYDDFLEVMKDFKAQRIDTSGVIARVKELFKGHKDLILGFNTFLPKGYEITLPLEDEQPPQKKPVEFAEAINFVGKIKARFYANDRVYKSFLDILNMYRMEAKSIAEVYKEVAALFQDHVDLLREFTHFLPDTSGTANNSLLHDRTTIRQMHVEKKERNIASHGDRDLGADHPDPELDRCLIRADKDQRRRDEKEKDSRDYDHDGISHKRKSGCRAEDSGAEPLHDTDENFGMHRISYACEDKSSLKSMYSPVLGYLDKVKDKLRNPEDYQEFLKCLNIYSKEIIARHELQSLVGNLLGKHADLMEGFDEFLAQCEKNEGFLAGLLKKRHGPKPVKVEDRDQDRDRDDGMKERDRECRERDKATANKDVSVPKTSLYTSKDKYAAKPISELDLSNCEQCTPSYRLLPKNYPIPPASQRTELGAEVLNDHWVSVTSGSEDYSFKHMRKNQYEESLFRCEDDRFELDMLLESVNVATKRVEELLEKVNANIIKGDSPICIEEHLTALNLRCIERLYGDHGLDVMDVLKKNASLALPVILTRLKQKQDEWARCRADFNKVWAEIYAKNYHKSLDHRSFYFKQQDTKSLSTKGLAATPSRPGNISGAGGLGLPSLEGADSTRPVTSTNGAIIEDTKVHRYREDAGPFKSEREEGELSPNGDFEEDEFAVYGHAGLEAVHKGKNGTICRQYQNRHGEEVRGEAGGENDADDEVEESPHRSMEDSENASENGDVSGTESADGEECSREHEEDGDHEHDNKAESEGEAEGMADANDVEGDGASLPYSECFLVTVKPLAKHVPPVLHDKERTARVFYGNDSFYVLFRLHQTLYERIQSAKVNSSSAEKKWRASNDTGSSDQYGRFMDALYNLLDGSSDSTKFEDDCRAIIGTQSYVLFTLDKLIYKLVKQLQAVATEEIDNKLLQLYAYENSRKPGRFVDLVYHENARVLLHDENIYRIECSPAPTQLSSIQLMDYGYDKPELTAVSMDPNFSAYLHNDFLSVVPDKMEKSGIYLKRNKRKYAISDEYSSQTLDGLEIINGLECKIVCNSSKVSYVLDTEDFLHRTRRKRRTLHQSSSCHEQAKSSIICSSRAQRFCKLFSI